The following proteins are co-located in the Hydractinia symbiolongicarpus strain clone_291-10 chromosome 7, HSymV2.1, whole genome shotgun sequence genome:
- the LOC130649298 gene encoding proteinase-activated receptor 1-like encodes MIQDICVLIIYQYFGKVYESCIIYFELIEIGLLSIIFLSMILISADRFLCITLGVKYKAIVTRKKLQFTVVMIWIINVISTIPFLFSKKRSYFKYIYYAAFGTLFVIVSVIIYARVALSIHLRTKRMLSIQSGRGSIRSKPIGVFRKLYVVPFGIITTFVLFNVIPDTLEVLHYNRPFDSTTYEAVFCFYIIGYIADPLIYIFLNAETKATARKFMYTFFFERRTEV; translated from the coding sequence ATGATCCAGGACATCTGTGTATTAATTATTTACCAATACTTCGGCAAGGTTTATGAAAGCTGTATAATTTACTTCGAGCTGATAGAAATTGGATTGCTGTCTATTATTTTTCTATCAATGATATTGATCTCCGCAGATCGATTTCTTTGCATTACGTTGGGAGTAAAATATAAAGCAATTgttacaagaaaaaaattgcaattcACTGTGGTAATGATTTGGATTATTAACGTCATTTCTAcaattccatttttattttcaaagaaGAGATCgtactttaaatatatttactaCGCTGCGTTTGGAACGTTGTTTGTTATCGTGTCTGTGATAATTTATGCAAGGGTGGCGTTATCGATTCACTTGCGGACGAAACGTATGCTTTCGATTCAGTCAGGAAGAGGAAGCATACGTTCAAAGCCAATTGGTGTGTTCAGAAAGTTATACGTCGTTCCCTTTGGAATCATTACAACATTTGTTCTGTTCAATGTTATTCCAGACACATTGGAAGTCTTGCATTATAATCGACCATTCGATTCTACAACGTACGAAGCTGTGTTCTGTTTTTACATTATCGGCTACATTGCTGATCCTTTAATATATATCTTTCTGAATGCCGAAACCAAAGCTACAGCCCGAAAGTTtatgtacacatttttttttgaaagaagaACAGAAGTGTAA
- the LOC130649297 gene encoding proteinase-activated receptor 1-like — protein sequence MIQDICVLIIYQYFGKVYESCTIYFELIEIVMLSIIFLSMILISADRFLCITLGVKYKAIVTRKKVKFTVVMIWIIGVISTIPFLFEKKRSHIKYIYYATFGALFVVKSVITYATIAYYMCSRTRNALSIQPGKGNIQSKPVSVFKKSYIVPCAIITTFVLFNVIPDVVCYNRSFDSTTYEAVLYFYATGYITDPLIYIFLNAETRATLCTHFLELRREIYHRQR from the coding sequence ATGATCCAAGATATATGTGTATTGATTATTTACCAATACTTCGGCAAGGTTTATGAAAGCTGCACGATTTACTTCGAGCTGATAGAAATTGTAATGCTATCTATTATTTTTCTATCAATGATATTGATCTCCGCAGATCGATTTCTTTGCATTACGTTGGGAGTAAAATATAAAGCAATTGTTACGagaaaaaaagtgaaatttacTGTGGTAATGATTTGGATTATTGGCGTCATTTCTACAATTCCATTCttgtttgaaaaaaagagaTCGCACATCAAATATATTTATTACGCTACGTTTGGAGCGTTATTTGTAGTTAAGTCTGTGATAACTTACGCTACAATCGCCTATTACATGTGCTCAAGGACAAGAAATGCGCTTTCAATTCAGCCAGGAAAAGGAAATATACAATCAAAACCCGTCAGTGTATTTAAAAAGTCGTACATTGTCCCATGTGCCATTATTACAACATTTGTCCTGTTCAATGTCATTCCAGATGTAGTGTGTTATAATCGATCATTTGATTCTACGACGTACGAAGCTGTGCTCTATTTCTATGCTACTGGATACATTACTGATccgttaatatatatttttctaaatGCTGAAACAAGAGCTACATTATGTACACACTTTTTAGAATTGCGGAGAGAAATATATCACCGCCAACGATAA
- the LOC130649249 gene encoding alpha-2C adrenergic receptor-like has product MLSTTTIVLSLMLMISSILLNSLGIFVLNKQRKRRSNIQKLILINLSRIEIVKMTQDICVVIIYQYFGMIYENYMVYFELMEIGTLSIIFLSMILISVDRFLCITLGIKYKAIVTKRNVKFSLVLIWIIGVSTSIPFLFAKERSHIKYIYYATFDALFVVFSVIAYAKIAFSIRSRTKRKRSKPIGVFRKLYIVPFGIITTFVLFNVIPDTVEVLVVHYNRPFDSTTYEAVFCFYIIGYIADPLIYIFLNAETRAIVQNIFSNNRRRNAFPATSFFTKITSFRSERSYMESKRVPLSLRKKSCLVRKCCEGQSTELICDITGSNSGKLVTAVEKV; this is encoded by the coding sequence ATGCTGTCCACGACAACTATAGTTCTTTCATTGATGCTAATGATATCGTCTATTCTGTTAAATTCTCTCGggatatttgttttaaataaacaacGAAAACGTAGAAGTAACatacagaaattaattttaatcaaTTTAAGCAGAATTGAAATCGTGAAAATGACCCAAGATATCTGTGTAGTGATTATTTACCAATACTTCGGCATGATTTATGAGAACTATATGGTTTACTTCGAACTGATGGAAATTGGAACGCTATCTATTATTTTTCTATCAATGATATTAATCTCCGTTGATCGATTTCTTTGCATTACATTGGGAATAAAATATAAAGCAATTGTTACAAAAAGAAATGTGAAATTCTCTCTTGTATTGATTTGGATTATTGGCGTCAGTACTTCAAttccatttttatttgcaaaagaAAGATCGCACATCAAGTATATATACTACGCTACTTTCGATGCATTGTTTGTTGTCTTCTCTGTGATTGCTTACGCAAAAATCGCGTTTTCGATTCGCTCAAGGACCAAACGTAAACGATCAAAGCCAATTGGTGTGTTCAGAAAGTTATACATCGTTCCCTTTGGAATCATTACAACATTTGTTCTGTTCAATGTTATTCCAGACACAGTGGAAGTCTTGGTAGTGCATTATAATCGACCATTCGATTCTACAACATACGAAGCTGTGTTCTGTTTTTACATTATCGGCTACATTGCTGATCCTTTAATATATATCTTTCTGAATGCTGAAACCAGAGCTATAGTGCAAAACATATTCTCCAATAATAGGAGAAGAAATGCATTTCCAGCAacgtcattttttacaaaaataacatcattTCGATCCGAGCGAAGTTATATGGAGTCGAAGAGAGTGCCACTTAGTCTAAGAAAAAAATCTTGTCTGGTCAGGAAATGTTGCGAAGGACAATCCACTGAATTAATTTGTGATATTACCGGTAGCAATAGTGGAAAATTAGTGACGGCTGTAGAAAAAGTATAA
- the LOC130649301 gene encoding alpha-2C adrenergic receptor-like, which translates to MIQDICVVIIYQYFGMIYENYMVYFELMEIGTLSIIFLSMILISVDRFLCITLGIKYKAIVTKRNVKLTVVLIWVIGVITSVPFFFTNDRSNIKYIYYTATGAFFVVLSVIAYATVAFSIRSRTRSKRSKPISVFRKSYIVPFGIITTFVLFNVIPDTVEVLVVHYNRPFDSTTYEAVFCFYIIGYIADPLIYIFLNAETRAAARSTIDRFLRKKERGVSPATIFSHT; encoded by the coding sequence ATGATCCAAGATATCTGTGTAGTGATTATTTACCAATACTTCGGCATGATTTATGAGAACTATATGGTTTACTTCGAACTGATGGAAATTGGAACGCtatctattatttttttgtcaatgaTATTGATCTCCGTGGATCGATTCCTTTGCATTACGTTGGGAATAAAATATAAAGCAATTGTTACAAAAAGAAATGTGAAATTAACTGTGGTATTGATTTGGGTTATTGGCGTAATTACTTCGgttccatttttttttactaacgaTAGATCGAACATTAAATACATTTACTATACTGCTACAGGAGCGTTTTTTGTTGTCTTGTCTGTGATAGCTTACGCGACAGTTGCGTTTTCGATTCGATCACGAACACGAAGTAAACGATCAAAGCCAATTAGTGTATTTAGAAAATCCTACATCGTCCCATTTGGAATCATTACAACATTTGTTCTGTTCAATGTTATTCCAGATACAGTGGAAGTCTTGGTAGTGCACTATAATCGACCATTCGATTCTACAACATACGAAGCTGTGTTCTGTTTTTACATTATCGGCTACATTGCTGATCCTTTAATATATATCTTTCTGAATGCTGAAACCAGAGCTGCAGCAAGAAGCACTATCGAcagatttttaagaaaaaaggaaAGAGGTGTATCACCAGCAACAATATTTTCACATACGTAG
- the LOC130649296 gene encoding proteinase-activated receptor 1-like: protein MAVSLILMFLSLMLNSFGIFVLNMQHKRKSSTQKLILINLSTIEIVKMIQDICVLIIFQYFGMVYESCMIYFELIEIGLLSIIFLSMILISADRFLCITLGVKYKAIVTRRKVKFTVVMIWIIGVISTIPFLFAKKRSHFKYIYYAAFGTLFVIVSVITYATIAYYMRSRTRNALAIQSGKGFRKSYIVPFGIITTFVLFNVIPDAAEVLVVHYNRPLDSTTYEAVFCFYIIGYIADPLIYIFLNAETRATARSFIYTLFRFEERDVSPPTII, encoded by the coding sequence ATGGCTGTCTCGTTGATCTTAATGTTTCTTTCTCTAATGCTAAACTCTTTtggaatttttgttttaaatatgcaacacaaaagaaagagcagtaCCCAAAAATTGATTTTGATCAACTTGAGCACAATTGAAATAGTAAAAATGATCCAGGACATCTGTGTATTGATTATTTTCCAATACTTCGGCATGGTTTATGAAAGCTGTATGATTTACTTCGAGCTGATAGAAATTGGATTGCTATCTATTATTTTTCTATCAATGATATTGATCTCCGCCGATCGATTTCTTTGCATTACGTTGGGAGTAAAATATAAAGCAATTGTTACGAGAAGAAAAGTGAAATTCACTGTGGTAATGATTTGGATTATTGGCGTCATTTCAACAAttccatttttatttgcaaagAAGAGATCGcactttaaatatatttactaCGCTGCGTTTGGAACGTTGTTTGTTATCGTGTCTGTGATAACTTACGCTACAATCGCCTATTACATGCGCTCAAGGACAAGAAATGCGCTTGCAATTCAGTCAGGAAAAGGATTTAGAAAGTCGTACATTGTCCCATTTGGCATTATCACAACATTTGTTCTGTTCAATGTTATTCCAGACGCAGCTGAAGTCTTGGTAGTGCATTATAATCGACCACTCGATTCTACAACGTACGAAGCTGTGTTCTGTTTTTACATTATCGGCTACATCGCTGATCCTTTAATATATATCTTTCTGAATGCCGAAACAAGAGCTACAGCCCGAAGTTTTATCTATACACTTTTTAGATTTGAGGAAAGAGATGTATCACCACCAACGATAATTTGA